One stretch of Punica granatum isolate Tunisia-2019 chromosome 5, ASM765513v2, whole genome shotgun sequence DNA includes these proteins:
- the LOC116207528 gene encoding ERBB-3 BINDING PROTEIN 1-like, with the protein MSDEEREEKELDLTSPDVVTKYKSAAEILNKALQLVVSECKPKAKMVDLCEKGDSFIREQTGNTYKNVKRKIERGVAFPTCISVNNTVCHYSPLASDESVLKEGDIVKIDMGCHIDGFIAIVAHTHVLQEGPVTGRAADVIAAANTAAEVALRLVRPGKKNKDVAEAIQKVAAAYDCKIVEGVLSHQLKQFVIDGNKVILSVSNPDTRVDEAEFEENEVYAVDIVTSTGEGKPKLLDEKQTTIYKRAVDRNYHLKMKASRFIFSEISQKFPIMPFTARALEEKRARLGLVECVNHDLLQPYPVLHEKPGDLVAHIKFTVLLMPNGSDRITSHPLQELQPTKTIDDPVIKAWLALGTKTKKKGGGKKKKGKKGEKADSADAEPMDASTNGAAASEE; encoded by the exons ATGTCCGACGAAGAGCGGGAGGAGAAGGAGTTGGATCTCACTTCCCCTGATGTCGTCACTAAGTACAAGAGCGCTGCTGAGATTCTCAACA AGGCTCTGCAGCTAGTAGTTTCAGAATGCAAGCCGAAGGCAAAGATGGTCGACCTTTGCGAGAAGGGGGATTCTTTTATTAGGGA GCAAACAGGCAATACGTACAAGAATGTCAAGAGAAAGATTGAAAGAGGAGTTGCATTTCCTACTTGCATTTCGGTTAACAACACTGTCTGTCACTATTCTCCACTAGCTAGTGATGAGTCTGTTTTGAAAGAAGGTGATATCGTGAAGAT TGATATGGGTTGTCATATTGATGGGTTCATTGCTATTGTTGCACACACCCATGTTCTGCAAGAAGGTCCTGTCACTGGTAGAGCAGCAGATGTTATTGCTGCAGCAAATACTGCAGCTGAAGTTGCTTTGAGGCTCGTAAGACCTGGGAAGAAG AATAAAGATGTAGCAGAAGCAATTCAGAAGGTGGCTGCTGCTTATGACTGCAAAATTGTTGAAGGCGTTCTGAGCCACCAGCTGAAGCAGTTTGTCATTGATGGCAACAAGGTCATCCTAAGTGTCTCCAACCCAGACACAAGAGTTGACGAAGCAGAGTTTGAGGAGAATGAGGTCTACGCAGTTGATATTGTTACAAGCACTGGAGAAGGAAAG CCTAAGCTGTTGGATGAGAAGCAGACGACTATTTACAAGAGGGCTGTGGACAGGAACTATCACTTGAAAATGAAGGCATCTCGATTTATCTTCAGTGAGATTAGTCAGAAATTCCCTATCATGCCCTTTACGGCGAG GGCTCTGGAAGAGAAGAGGGCAAGGCTTGGACTTGTTGAATGTGTGAATCACGATCTCTTGCAGCCATATCCCGTACTTCACGAGAAGCCTG GCGATCTGGTTGCCCATATCAAGTTCACAGTCTTGCTAATGCCGAATGGATCCGATAGGATCACATCCCATCCTCTGCAGGAGCTGCAGCCAACGAAGACAATCGATGACCCTGTGATCAAGGCCTGGTTGGCACTGGGCAcaaagacgaagaagaagggtggagggaaaaagaagaaag GCAAGAAAGGCGAGAAGGCTGATTCTGCAGATGCAGAGCCCATGGATGCATCGACGAATGGCGCAGCTGCATCGGAAGAATGA
- the LOC116207529 gene encoding ERBB-3 BINDING PROTEIN 1, translating to MSDEEREENELDLTSSEVVTKYKSASEIVNKALQLVISECKPKAKIVDICEKGDSFIREQTGNMYKNVKRKIERGVAFPTCISVNNTICHFSPLASDETVLEEGDILKIDMGCHIDGFIAVVAHTHVLQQGPITGKAADVIAAANTAAEVALRLVRPGKKNKDVTEAIQKVAAAYDCKIVEGVLSHQLKQFVIDGNKVILSVSNPETRVDEAEFEENEVYAVDIVTSTGEGKPKLLDEKQTTVYKRAVDRNYHLKMKASRFIFSEISQNFPIMPFSARALEEKRARLGLVECVNHDLLQPYPVLHEKPGDFVAHIKFTVLLMPNGSDRITSHPLQELQPTKTVDDPEIKAWLALGTKTKKKGGGKKKKGKKGNKTETTEAEPMDTSTKDAESQE from the exons ATGTCGGACGAGGAAAGGGAGGAGAACGAGTTGGATCTCACTTCCTCCGAGGTCGTCACCAAGTACAAGAGCGCCTCGGAGATTGTTAACA AGGCTTTGCAGCTGGTTATCTCAGAATGCAAGCCGAAAGCTAAGATTGTCGACATCTGCGAGAAAGGGGATTCCTTCATTAGAGA GCAAACAGGGAATATGTACAAGAATGTAAAGAGGAAGATTGAGAGAGGGGTTGCCTTCCCCACCTGCATTTCCGTCAACAACACTATCTGCCATTTCTCCCCGCTAGCAAGCGATGAGACGGTCTTGGAAGAAGGTGATATCTTAAAAAT AGACATGGGTTGCCATATAGATGGGTTCATTGCAGTTGTTGCTCACACCCATGTCCTTCAACAAGGTCCAATTACAGGCAAAGCAGCCGATGTTATTGCTGCGGCCAACACTGCAGCTGAGGTGGCTCTGAGGCTTGTAAGACCTGGAAAAAAG AACAAAGATGTAACAGAAGCAATTCAGAAGGTTGCGGCTGCATATGATTGCAAAATCGTGGAAGGCGTGCTAAGTCACCAGCTGAAGCAGTTTGTGATAGATGGGAACAAGGTGATTTTAAGTGTCTCAAATCCAGAGACAAGAGTCGATGAGGCTGAATTCGAGGAGAATGAGGTTTATGCCGTTGACATTGTCACAAGCACTGGAGAGGGAAAG CCTAAGTTGTTAGATGAGAAACAAACAACTGTATATAAGAGAGCAGTGGACAGGAACTATCACTTGAAAATGAAGGCATCTAGGTTTATTTTCAGCGAAATAAGCCAGAACTTCCCGATCATGCCATTTTCTGCAAG GGCTCTAGAAGAGAAAAGAGCTCGACTAGGATTGGTGGAATGTGTGAATCACGATCTTCTGCAGCCATACCCAGTCCTCCATGAAAAGCCTG GCGACTTTGTTGCTCATATCAAGTTCACAGTCCTGCTAATGCCGAATGGTTCGGACCGAATAACATCCCACCCCTTGCAGGAGCTACAGCCCACAAAAACGGTGGATGACCCCGAGATCAAGGCATGGTTGGCTTTGGGCACTAAGACCAAGAAGAAGGGTGgaggcaaaaagaaaaaag GGAAGAAGGGCAACAAGACGGAAACTACGGAAGCGGAGCCAATGGATACATCAACAAAGGATGCTGAATCCCAAGAATGA
- the LOC116207530 gene encoding protein SCO1 homolog 1, mitochondrial: MASLISRNARSLRLLHRCLRPPARSVSPLAPLPERSLSPLHSLTPLGLGVQTLEFHQRCLYLSTSTAAGNSAANAEAKTDAEAESAGQGKSEGSNQGAAAKLEAKTDAEAKSAGEGKSEGSDQGTYGKPVRGGPVSWLSFLFLVATGAGLVYYYDKEKKQRIEEISNKSQAVKEGPSAGKAAIGGPFSLVNDEGKRVTERSLLGKWTLIYFGFTHCPDICPDELQKLAAAVDKIKEKAGIEIVPVFISVDPERDTVEQVHEYVKEFHPKLIGLTGTPDEIKKVARAYRVYYMKTAEEDSDYLVDHSIVMYLMDPNMGFVKFFGKNNDVDTLTDGIINEIKRNKSFTSAGA, translated from the exons ATGGCGTCTCTCATCTCCAGGAACGCGAGGAGTCTCCGGCTTCTGCACCGGTGTCTCCGTCCTCCGGCCAGATCGGTCTCTCCCTTGGCGCCGCTGCCGGAGCGGTCCCTCTCGCCACTTCACTCG CTCACGCCTCTTGGACTTGGAGTCCAGACCTTGGAGTTTCACCAAAGGTGTCTCTACCTGAGTACCAGCACTGCTGCAGGTAACAGTGCGGCAAATGCAGAAGCAAAAACCGACGCAGAGGCTGAATCGGCTGGACAAGGGAAGTCGGAAGGGTCCAATCAAGGGGCTGCGGCGAAGTTAGAAGCAAAAACGGATGCAGAGGCTAAATCCGCCGGAGAAGGGAAGTCGGAAGGGTCTGATCAAGGCACCTATGGAAAACCTGTTCGTGGAGGG CCTGTGTCGTGGCTGAGTTTTCTCTTCCTGGTTGCCACTGGAGCTGGATTGGTATACTATTACgacaaagaaaagaagcaaCGCATTGAAG AAATAAGTAACAAATCACAAGCGGTAAAGGAGGGCCCTTCTGCTGGAAAAGCTGCTATTGGTGGTCCTTTTAGTCTTGTCAACGATGAAGGCAAGCGTGTAACTGAGCGGAGTCTTCTTGGAAAGTGGACATTGATTTATTTCGGCTTCACTCATTGCCCTGATATCTGCCCGGATGAGCTACAGAAGTTAGCTGCTGCAGTTGATAAAATTA AGGAAAAAGCTGGGATCGAGATTGTGCCTGTCTTCATTTCTGTTGACCCCGAAAGAGATACTGTGGAGCAAGTACATGAATATGTCAAAG AGTTCCATCCAAAGTTAATTGGGTTGACCGGTACCCCTGACGAGATAAAAAAGGTTGCTCGGGCATATCGAGTCTATTACATGAAGACTGCTGAGGAGGACTCTGATTATCTTGTTGATCATTCCATAGTCAT GTATTTGATGGATCCCAACATGGGCTTTGTGAAATTCTTTGGGAAGAATAACGACGTTGATACCCTGACTGATGGCATAATTAACGAGATAAAGCGTAACAAATCCTTCACATCAGCTGGAGCTTGA
- the LOC116209186 gene encoding protein trichome birefringence-like 3 yields MMTMSTASSPNLPPGTAAMNMMKSYRGKLPLSVVTVVVFTIAFIALVYTERLSPLSGSASILKLRSCPSARAPAPIEAVDRDGEDSRNNSEVDDRLEFDPEECSITSGKWVFNRSLEPLYADSTCPYLDRQVACVENGQLDTDYRHWEWQPDDCVLPKFNPERALKKLRGKRLMFVGDSLQRGQWQSFVCMVDTVIPSGKKSLRRGRVHTVFRAMEYNATVEFYWAPFLVESNSDIHVIADPRKRILKVDSVVKHARHWTGVDILLFNTYVWWMSGLRINSLWGSFANGEEGYEPLDLPVAYRLGLKTWANWVDSNINPNRTRVFFTTMSPTHMRSADWGHKDGIKCFNETKPVMKKNHWGTGSDMRVMNVVSTVIGKMKVPVTVLNITQLSEYRIDAHTSVYTETGGQVLTEEQKADPLHHADCIHWCLPGIPDTWNQIFYAHL; encoded by the exons ATGATGACGATGAGCACGGCGTCTTCTCCCAATCTTCCTCCGGGCACCGCGGCCATGAATATGATGAAGTCGTACAGAGGAAAGCTGCCCCTCTCGGTAGTCACCGTCGTGGTCTTCACAATCGCCTTCATTGCGCTCGTTTACACCGAGAGGCTGAGCCCACTTTCAGGCTCCGCCTCCATCCTCAAGCTCCGGTCCTGTCCTTCTGCCAGAGCACCTGCCCCCATCGAAGCTG TTGATAGGGATGGAGAAGACAGTCGGAACAATTCAGAAGTGGATGACCGGTTGGAGTTTGATCCCGAGGAGTGCAGCATCACGAGTGGGAAGTGGGTGTTCAATCGTTCGCTCGAGCCCCTGTATGCCGACAGTACTTGCCCGTACCTTGACAGGCAAGTCGCGTGCGTGGAAAACGGGCAGTTGGATACGGACTACCGCCACTGGGAGTGGCAACCTGATGACTGTGTTCTTCCCAA ATTTAATCCTGAGAGAGCACTGAAGAAACTACGAGGTAAGAGGCTAATGTTCGTGGGGGACTCGCTACAAAGAGGGCAGTGGCAATCTTTCGTGTGTATGGTGGATACAGTCATACCATCGGGCAAGAAGTCCTTGAGAAGGGGGCGCGTCCACACCGTCTTCCGGGCTATG GAGTACAACGCGACTGTAGAATTCTATTGGGCGCCATTCCTGGTGGAGTCGAACTCGGATATCCACGTCATAGCGGATCCAAGGAAGAGAATACTGAAGGTGGATTCCGTGGTGAAGCATGCCAGGCACTGGACCGGGGTGGACATCCTCTTATTCAACACCTACGTTTGGTGGATGAGTGGGCTCCGGATCAACTCACT ATGGGGATCATTTGCAAATGGAGAAGAAGGGTACGAACCGTTGGACTTGCCCGTGGCCTACAGACTTGGATTGAAGACATGGGCCAACTGGGTCGACTCGAACATCAATCCCAACAGGACTCGGGTCTTCTTCACGACAATGTCACCCACCCATATGAG GAGTGCGGATTGGGGTCACAAGGACGGGATCAAATGCTTCAATGAGACGAAGCCGGTGATGAAGAAGAATCACTGGGGAACCGGTTCAGATATGCGCGTAATGAATGTAGTCTCAACCGTGATTGGGAAGATGAAGGTCCCCGTCACAGTCCTCAACATCACTCAGCTATCCGAGTACAGAATCGACGCCCACACATCGGTTTACACGGAAACGGGCGGCCAAGTGTTAACCGAAGAGCAGAAGGCGGATCCACTGCACCACGCGGACTGCATCCACTGGTGCTTGCCGGGCATCCCGGATACGTGGAATCAAATATTCTATGCTCACTTGTAG